From Oryza brachyantha chromosome 9, ObraRS2, whole genome shotgun sequence, a single genomic window includes:
- the LOC102711460 gene encoding aspartyl protease family protein At5g10770-like, whose amino-acid sequence MAWGACAVNAVALLVVMVVAVVLAGGGGGGVHCLEAKRSRRELQQGRYHLRSRAASGATILELRHHGGGYSSSGKSRGRSREEEVGGLFSSDAARVSSLQRRVAAAGGGGGGEQGMKVGSWAEDEAATSRAEGRVPVTSGARLRTLNYVATVGLGGGEATVIVDTASELTWVQCAPCASCHDQQDPLFDPSSSPSYAVLPCNSSSCDALQVATGSASGACGGGDQPSSSSCSYTLSYRDGSYSQGVLAHDKLSLAGDVIDGFVFGCGTSNQGPFGGTSGLMGLGRSQLSLISQTMDQFGGVFSYCLPLKESESSGSLVLGDDTSVYRNSTPIVYTSMVSDPLQGPFYFVNLTGITIGGQEVQSSGFSANKVIVDSGTIITSLVPSVYNAVKAEFLSQFAEYPQAPGFSILDTCFNLAGFREVQIPSLKFVFEGNVEVEVDSSGVLYFVSSDSSQVCLALASLKSEYETSIVGNYQQKNLRVIFDTLGSQIGFAQETCDYI is encoded by the exons ATGGCGTGGGGTGCTTGCGCCGTGAATGCCGTCGCTCTGctggtggtgatggtggtggcggtggttcttgccggaggtggtggtggtggcgtgcATTGCCTGGAGGCGAAGAGGAGCAGGAGAGAGTTGCAGCAGGGGAGGTACCACCTGAGGTCAA gaGCAGCGAGTGGCGCCACCATACTGGAGCTGAGGCACCATGGCGGCGGCTACTCCAGCTCCGGGAAGAGCAGGGGGAGgagcagggaggaggaggtcggggGCCTCTTCTCCTCCGACGCCGCGCGCGTCTCGTCGCTGCAGCGGCGCGTCGCTGctgccggcggaggcggcggcggcgagcaggggATGAAGGTCGGGTCTTGGGcggaggacgaggcggcgaCCTCCAGGGCGGAGGGGCGGGTGCCCGTCACCTCCGGCGCGAGGCTCCGGACGCTGAACTACGTCGCCACCGTCGggctgggcggcggcgaggcgacggtgATCGTGGACACGGCGAGCGAGCTCACCTGGGTGCAGTGCGCGCCGTGCGCGTCGTGCCACGACCAGCAGGACCCGCTGTTCgacccgtcgtcgtcgccgtcctacGCCGTGCTGCCGTgcaactcctcctcctgcgaCGCGCTGCAGGTGGCCACCGGCTCGGCCTCCggggcgtgcggcggcggcgaccagccatcctcctcctcctgcagcTACACCCTCAGCTACCGTGACGGCTCCTACTCCCAGGGCGTCCTGGCGCACGACAAGCTgagcctcgccggcgacgtcatCGACGGCTTCGTGTTCGGCTGCGGCACCAGCAACCAGGGGCCATTCGGTGGCACCTCCGGGCTGATGGGGCTAGGCCGGAGCCAGCTCTCACTGATATCACAAACCATGGATCAATTCGGTGGTGTCTTCTCCTACTGCCTGCCTCTCAAGGAGTCTGAATCATCAGGATCTCTCGTCCTCGGCGACGACACCTCGGTGTACCGGAATTCAACCCCAATTGTGTACACATCCATGGTTTCTGACCCATTGCAAGGACCCTTCTACTTTGTTAACCTGACCGGGATCACCATTGGAGGCCAGGAGGTTCAATCTTCAGGGTTCTCGGCTAACAAAGTCATCGTCGATTCGGGAACGATCATCACGAGCCTCGTGCCTTCGGTGTACAATGCAGTCAAGGCAGAGTTCTTGAGCCAGTTCGCGGAGTATCCGCAAGCGCCAGGGTTCTCCATTCTTGACACTTGCTTCAACTTGGCAGGGTTCAGAGAAGTGCAGATTCCCAGCCTGAAGTTTGTGTTTGAGGGCAATGTGGAAGTGGAGGTGGATTCCAGTGGAGTGCTCTACTTTGTCAGCAGTGATTCTTCCCAGGTGTGCTTGGCTCTGGCCTCACTGAAATCTGAATATGAAACTTCAATCGTCGGTAATTACCAGCAGAAGAACTTGAGGGTCATATTTGACACTCTAGGATCTCAAATTGGGTTTGCTCAAGAGACTTGTGATTATATTTGA